One Anthonomus grandis grandis chromosome 13, icAntGran1.3, whole genome shotgun sequence DNA segment encodes these proteins:
- the LOC126744282 gene encoding ER membrane protein complex subunit 5: MAVLYKFILTLGFLSLFHSAYSAAQHRSYLRLNELEFRGLPLDISIQALISLFVIMFGVLNVAGNFKEIKASADLDNKSWETFRNVASFYTFCHRGRSVISDS; this comes from the exons ATGGCTgttctatataaatttattttaacactaGGATTTCTATCTCTGTTCCATTCTGCATATTCAGCTGCTCAAC ATCGCTCGTATTTAAGGCTGAACGAATTAGAATTTAGGGGCCTACCACTTGAT ATTAGCATTCAAGCCCTAATAAGCCTCTTTGTAATCATGTTCGGCGTCCTGAATGTAGCTGGAAACTTTAAAGAGATAAAAGCCTCTGCCGATTTAGATAATAAGTCATGGGAAACTTTTAGAAATGTAGCAtcattttacactttttgtcATAGAGGACGGTCAGTGATAAGTGATTCATAG
- the LOC126744279 gene encoding mitochondrial uncoupling protein Bmcp — protein MVKSGMGDRDWRPFVYGGLASCVAEFGTFPIDVTKTRLQIQGQKLDKNHAQLKYKGMVDCFFKICKQEGFASLYSGIWPAVLRQATYGTIKFGTYYSLKSIILEHNKGEESVSVNIVCAVIAGAFSSAIANPTDVLKVRMQVQGTAGVGLVDCFKDVYTHEGISGLWRGVSPTAQRAAVIAAVELPVYDFCKSHLMNVLGDTTSNHFLSSLFASLGSAIASTPVDVVRTRLMNQRKLKTAGIAVPYHLYTGTLDCFVQTFKNEGFWAFYKGFIPTLFRMGPWNIIFFITYEQLKHLY, from the exons ATGGTCAAAAGTGGAATGGGAGATAGAGATTGGCGACCATTCGTATATGGAGGTCTGGCAAGCTGCGTAGCAGAGTTTG gtacttTTCCAATTGATGTCACTAAAACACGATTACAAATCCAGGGCCAAAAGTTAGATAAAAACCATGCCCAATTAAAGTATAAGGGAATGGTagattgcttttttaaaatctgcAAACAAGAGGGATTTGCTTCACTTTACTCAGG tatatgGCCAGCAGTATTACGTCAGGCAACTTATGGAACCATCAAGTTTGGTACCTACTACTCATTGAAAAGTATTATTTTAGAGCACAATAAGGGTGAGGAGAGTGTCAGTGTAAACATAGTCTGTGCTGTGATAGCTGGTGCTTTCTCTAGTGCCATAGCGAACCCAACCGATGTACTTAAAGTGCGGATGCAAGTGCAGGGCACTGCGGGAGTTGGTCTTGTAgattgttttaaggatgtttaTACTCACGAAGGAATCTCTGGGCTATGGAGG ggaGTTAGTCCTACTGCCCAAAGGGCAGCAGTCATTGCTGCTGTAGAATTGCCAGTATATGACTTTTGCAAGAGTCATCTTATGAATGTTTTAGGAGATACTACCTCAAATCATTTTCTTTCTAGTCTTTTTGCCAGTTTGGGAAGTGCTATTGCTTCCACACCGGTTGACGTCGTTCGG acTCGTCTTATGAATCAAAGGAAGCTGAAAACAGCAGGAATAGCCGTCCCGTATCACCTCTACACAGGAACTTTAGACTGTTTTGTGCAAACCTTCAAAAACGAAGGCTTTTGGGCATTTTACAAAGGCTTTATTCCCACACTATTCCGCATGGGGCCTTGgaatataattttcttcattACATATGAACAACTAAAACACCTTTATTGA
- the LOC126744277 gene encoding ankyrin-3 — MGGSVSQVFQSGSALLTNGHGHKVSESTRQKVQDIFVALTANPKIGVQRLEGLLYAIPKNENILAIHDETGYNLLQKCVGANNVELVRWLLARHTAADVNRFPCSLPLHIACLKGHEECVEVLLKHGAKIDLEARMCWPGPHSGNCEEIGKYCSTIQQDETCIERETRDNKPPNKLQSAIYYALDGDQVNTLVMLAQRTEDPWNGIFRARKPLLHAACERKAWNCTEYLVQERSEEIHILKDEYYPIHYAASNDLKFLELLIAAGADTTVRTCTQQMSLLHVVLLVAHKPAEDTIATIRLLLDYGCKELINAPDSLGNTPLHAVVVRYALEEAQYGYDKWNKWDVLHLVRYLIQAGAKQSINHSGNSAVACVLRHVRDWDVCYELLNMLLHEGGNPNEVGRDGSVPLMVCLVPLINKDPLHHFTHNMKVCYLNCIRILLEKGANPNCSYRANLTPLHVLVFAVSENITLICDGQKQTNFDFIKNLLVLLLTHNLDPNVKVSTRTQNILQSCMDMIQNVRDCKDIHYIYDLTLTLIQYGANPDLLLSMSEAMNHSLHSQSIWKTKNYIMYYYVMLISRKENLIIDPTMTFSKIIMLFYLVMQHKPLFDCLKILHTQQLSLVPGKMTEPLTYIIRDLYSRPRTLKQICRVKIHNCINRRPGLNINKLNLPHQLRDYLLNFEP, encoded by the exons ATGGGTGGCTCAGTGAGTCAAGTTTTTCAGTCCGGAAGTGCCCTATTGACCAACGGACATGGCCATAAAGTTTCTGAGTCAACCAGACAGAAAGTGCAAGATATTTTTGTTGCATTAACTGCAAATCCTAAAATAGGGGTTCAAAGGCTAGAGGGCCTACTTTATGCAATACCTAAG AATGAGAACATATTAGCAATTCATGATGAGACTGGCTACAACCTTTTACAAAAATGTGTAGGAGCAAATAATGTTGAATTAGTTAGATGGCTTCTAGCCAGGCATACTGCCGCAGATGTAAATCGATTCCCCTGCAGCTTACCACTTCACATTGCTTGCCTCAAAGG ACATGAAGAATGTGTAGAGGTATTACTAAAACATGGAGCTAAAATTGACTTGGAGGCTAGGATGTGTTGGCCAGGCCCTCATAGTGGTAATTGCGAGGAGATAGGGAAATATT GTTCTACAATACAGCAAGATGAAACTTGTATAGAGAGAGAAACCAGGGACAATAAACCGCCAAACAAACTACAATCTGCAATTTATTATGCTTTAGATGGGGACCAGGTCAATACTTTGGTAATGTTGGCTCAAAGAACAGAAGATCCATgg AATGGTATATTTCGTGCAAGAAAACCCTTGCTTCATGCGGCATGTGAAAGAAAAGCATGGAATTGTACAGAGTATTTAGTTCAAGAAAGAAGCGAAGAAATTCATATTCTAAAAGACGAGTACTACCCTATTCATTATGCTGCTTCCAATGACCTCAAGTTCTTGGAACTACTAATAGCTGCTGGTGCAGACACCACTGTCCGAACTTGTACGCAACAAATGTCTTTATTGCATGTTG TTCTTTTAGTTGCACATAAACCAGCAGAGGACACCATAGCAACAATTAGACTTCTCCTGGATTATGGCTGTAAAGAACTGATTAATGCTCCGGACAGTTTAGGAAACACACCTCTCCACGCGGTGGTGGTGCGTTACGCCTTAGAAGAAGCTCAATATGGTTACGATAAATGGAACAAATGGGATGTTTTACATTTAGTGCGTTACCTCATTCAAGCCGGTGCCAAACAGTCGATCAATCATAGCGGAAATTCGGCGGTCGCGTGCGTTTTGAGACACGTCAGGGATTGGGATGTTTGTTATGAGTTGCTTAATATGTTGCTACATGAAGGAG GAAATCCCAACGAAGTGGGTCGCGACGGTTCAGTTCCCTTAATGGTCTGCCTCGTCCCATTAATAAACAAAGACCCTTTACATCACTTCACTCACAATATGaag gTTTGCTATTTGAATTGTATTAGAATTCTTCTGGAAAAAGGTGCCAACCCAAATTGTAGCTACCGTGCCAACCTGACGCCCCTTCACGTATTAGTATTCGCCGTATCCGAAAATATTACGTTAATTTGTGACGGGCAAAAGCAAACGAACTTCGACTTCATAAAAAACCTGCTGGTTTTGCTTTTAACGCATAATTTAGACCCGAACGTCAAAGTGAGCACTAGAACCCAAAATATCCTTCAGTCCTGTATGGATATGATCCAAAACGTCAGGGACTGCAAGGATATTCACTACATTTACGATTTAACATTGACGTTAATCCAGTACGGTGCCAATCCGGATTTATTGCTTAGCATGTCGGAAGCGATGAACCATTCCCTACACTCTCAAAGCATATGGAAAACTAAGAATTACATCATGTACTACTACGTAATGCTAATATCACGAAAAGAAAACCTCATTATAGACCCCACGATGACTTTCTCGAAAATCATTATGTTGTTCTACCTGGTAATGCAACACAAACCTTTATTTGACTGTTTGAAGATCTTGCATACTCAACAGTTAAGTTTGGTACCGGGAAAAATGACCGAACCGCTCACATATATCATTCGAGACTTGTACAGTAGACCCAGAACCTTGAAGCAAATATGTCGGGTCAAAATTCATAATTGCATTAACAGAAGACCGGGGTTGAACATTAATAAGTTGAATTTGCCCCACCAGTTGAGGGACTACCTTTTGAATTTTGAGCCGTAA